In one window of Camelus dromedarius isolate mCamDro1 chromosome 7, mCamDro1.pat, whole genome shotgun sequence DNA:
- the GARIN1B gene encoding Golgi-associated RAB2 interactor protein 1B, translated as MLSSVPQRKTWRKPKKTVKVTRSYPTVPSLNVWEEFRGLFPVDGEPDPGVGLGVEEGLLCQMVHSPEFNLFPESVVFESNFVQVKKGRNWIDIYKASKTMALGVTSSVPCLPLPNILLMASVKWQQGQSQTWNRPSTTPKIILKRILPLKFVELQVCDCLQRILRLRTVTEKIYYLRLHPDHPETVFCFWIRLVQILQQGLSITTKDPRILVTHCLVSKNGCNPSGDSKLVQKKLQASQPSESLTQLMANEESEALSRIFADLHQHNQFRSSKKTETKKDSSEKNSPSEDSIPCTLDLSWRNSFTCGEWERENPSGPQPLSLLSTLAASTGPQLAPLIGTGRGQGLGGNPVHATRRARGDVALSSQSRLRGCGTNGCLGKLCVRYRFVDDWFGAAGEADRGGARSRFRWGGARAPELSRWVSGGRGTLGCGRYKESSGLRGLSLLTTARPPARSLDRRPPLAFRRALEKRLGPCELRLPAFCLVLYCFVPGLPRLLSLGPVSHQVPRPKGSFLFAS; from the exons ATGTTGTCATCAGTTCCACAGAGAAAGACTTGGAGGAAACCAAAGAAGACAGTAAAAGTCACCAGATCGTATCCAACCGTCCCTTCCCTGAATGTCTGGGAAGAATTCAGGGGCCTCTTTCCTGTGGATGGGGAACCAGATCCTGGAGTGGGCCTGGGTGTGGAGGAGGGACTGCTCTGCCAGATGGTTCATTCTCCAGAATTCAACCTATTTCCTGAATCAGTGGTGTTTGAAAGCAACTTTGTCCAG GTCAAAAAGGGCAGGAACTGGATAGACATCTACAAAGCCTCCAAGACCATGGCCCTTGGGGTGACCTCCTCCGTGCCTTGCCTGCCTCTTCCCAACATCCTCCTCATGGCCAGTGTCAAATGGCAGCAGGGGCAGAGCCAGACATGGAACAGACCATCTACGACCCCAAAGATCATCCTGAAGAG GATTCTCCCATTGAAGTTTGTGGAGCTCCAGGTCTGTGACTGCCTTCAGCGCATCCTAAGGTTGAGGACAGTCACAGAGAAAATCTACTACTTAAGGCTCCACCCTGACCATCCTGAGACTGTCTTCTGCTTTTGGATACGACTGGTTCAAATTCTGCAGCAGGGCCTGTCCATCACCACCAAAGACCCTAGGATTCTTGTCACTCACTGCCTGGTATCCAAGAACGGCTGCAATCCCTCAGGAGACTCTAAG ttaGTACAGAAGAAACTCCAAGCCTCCCAGCCCAGTGAGAGCCTCACGCAGCTGATGGCCAATGAGGAGAGTGAGGCCCTCTCTCGGATCTTTGCCGACTTGCACCAGCACAACCAGTTCAG GAGCAGCAAAAAGACAGAGACCAAAAAGGACAGCTCAG AGAAAAACAGTCCCAGTGAAGACTCCATTCCTTGCACCCTCGACCTCAGTTGGAGGAATTCATTCACCTGTGGAGAGTGGGAAAGAGAGAACCCCTCTGGGCCGCAGCCCCTCTCACTTCTCAGCACTCTGGCAGCCTCTACGGGGCCACAGCTGGCCCCACTTATAGGTACG GGCCGGGGACAAGGGTTGGGCGGGAATCCTGTCCACGCAACACGGCGCGCTCGCGGGGACGTGGCGCTTTCCAGCCAATCCCGACTACGTGGCTGTGGGACCAATGGCTGTCTGGGAAAGCTATGCGTCCGCTATAGGTTTGTTGATGATTGGTTCGGAGCTGCCGGCGAGGCGGATAGGGGCGGAGCGCGGAGCCGCTTCCGGTGGGGCGGTGCTCGTGCGCCGGAGCTGAGCCGGTGGGTGAGCGGCGGCCGCGGCACCCTGGGCTGTGGGCGCTACAAGGAAAG CTCCGGGCTCCGGGGCCTGAGCCTGCTAACGACTGCCCGGCCTCCAGCGCGCAGCCTGGATCGGAGGCCGCCGCTCGCCTTCCGGCGCGCTCTGGAAAAGCGCCTGGGTCCCTGCGAACTCCGACTCCCGGCTTTCTGTCTTGTGTTGTACTGTTTTGTGCCTGGCTTGCCACGTCTTCTGTCCCTGGGCCCCGTCAGTCACCAAGTCCCTCGTCCTAAAGGGTCATTCTTGTTTGCCTCCTGA
- the GARIN1A gene encoding Golgi-associated RAB2 interactor protein 1A: protein MSTIRGLPPEVREPGPGVELGVEDGLLCQLIHSPEFNLFSDSVVFESNFIQVTKPGNWMDVCEGSTTVILGVTSSVPSLPLPNVLLMANVTWPQSQLSTWNTPASAPVITLSRILPLKYVELRICDRLQRILRVRTVTEKIYYLRLHEKHPEAVFQFWIRLVKILQRGLSITTKDPRIQISHCLVPKLPCSSTETSESSLPSFSQPSESSMLLAAEQTSDNFLNLSGRSQLTADRNTNTDIKIDNLNSCDKTPSPVASAVRSNIPMRAALSHSLWEQENSNEHFLQGPVASSLGENFLGP, encoded by the exons ATGAGTACCATTAGGGGCCTCCCACCAGAGGTCAGGGAACCAGGCCCTGGAGTGGAACTTGGGGTGGAAGATGGCCTTCTTTGTCAACTAATTCATTCTCCAGAATTCAACCTGTTCTCCGACTCAGTGGTGTTTGAAAGCAACTTTATCCAG GTCACTaagccagggaactggatggatGTCTGTGAAGGGTCTACCACTGTGATCCTGGGGGTGACCTCCTCGGTGCCCTCCTTGCCACTCCCCAACGTCCTCCTGATGGCCAATGTCACCTGGCCCCAGAGTCAGTTGTCCACCTGGAACACACCTGCTAGTGCCCCAGTCATCACCCTCAGCAG GATTCTCCCCCTGAAGTACGTGGAGCTACGAATCTGTGACCGGCTCCAACGCATCCTGAGGGTTAGAACAGTGACTGAAAAGATCTACTACCTGAGGCTCCACGAAAAACACCCAGAGGCCGTGTTTCAGTTCTGGATCCGCTTGGTGAAAATTCTGCAGAGAGGTCTGTCCATCACCACCAAAGACCCGAGAATCCAAATCTCTCACTGCCTGGTGCCCAAGTTGCCCTGCAGCTCCACCGAAACA TCTGAAAGCAGCCTCCCGTCATTCTCCCAGCCCAGCGAAAGCTCCATGCTGTTGGCAGCCGAACAGACCAGTGACAATTTCTTGAATCTCTCAGGAAGGTCCCAGCTCACAGCAGACAG AAACACCAACACTGACATTAAAATAGACAATCTCAACAGCTGTGACAAGACACCCTCGCCAGTGGCATCTGCAGTCCGTTCAAACATACCCATGAGAGCCGCCTTGAGCCACAGCCTTTGGGAACAAGAAAACTCCAACGAGCACTTCCTGCAGGGTCCTGTAGCCAGTTCCCTAGGAGAGAACTTTCTGGGACCCTGA